Proteins encoded within one genomic window of Candidatus Fermentibacter sp.:
- a CDS encoding HEAT repeat domain-containing protein codes for HESRGLTPPAEFEGDPDTLALWLERWPVVEPLDPSELIALAEALRDVEWHDPTDLDLSGVEGTVCALDAGSGYIVGGPGDNVYGPGTAFRIIVDVGGNDVYADLGGAFGPDGSFAVLIVDLSGNDRYEAGLPVACGAGLMGFGALVDLEGDDSYECGPVALGAGLMGEGILADLGGNDTYVTDFFGEGAGCLGHGTLVDRGGDDTYRTACYGQGFGGPAGEGILADGSGDDCYLAGFVYSHAPLLPDDNRAMSQGFGMGLRPLVAGGRGLLADFGSGNDTYRAEVFGQGGAYWYALGMLFDEGGQDCYNAAQYAQGSGIHLASGCLWDCSGDDMYISRFGPSQGAAHDLSTGLLFDGSGDDRFVSDGAQGFAINNSAALFVDMSGTDVFVSGSDGQGVGAWSRGSAGCGVFLDLADDDRFMGRGSDSLRWTDGAWGAGLDLAAETPEDPLTPEEIGHPEDLDLDSLFSVAAEWEVGENRDRVLAHREELASRGMAALEYIVSGQMNTTDGLALRAIQDVVERNDSIAVPMFTALLDSLTGRRLRNAIYLLGEAGGEEARLPIEEMLASDTLAVRLSAVQALGSIGNPLSLDRILPFAADSSERMRRQVAVSLAAIGDSSATGVLEGLSQDWYLDVRTAALKALETLRAEE; via the coding sequence TCCACGAGTCGAGGGGGCTCACACCGCCCGCCGAGTTCGAGGGCGATCCCGACACCCTCGCGTTGTGGCTCGAGAGGTGGCCCGTTGTCGAGCCCCTCGATCCGTCCGAGCTGATCGCGCTGGCCGAAGCCCTGAGGGATGTGGAGTGGCACGATCCCACCGACCTCGACCTCTCGGGCGTCGAAGGCACGGTCTGCGCGCTCGACGCGGGCTCCGGCTACATCGTCGGCGGTCCCGGCGACAACGTCTACGGGCCGGGGACGGCCTTCAGGATCATCGTCGACGTGGGCGGCAACGACGTGTACGCCGACCTGGGCGGGGCCTTCGGACCCGACGGGAGCTTCGCCGTGCTGATCGTCGACCTCTCGGGGAACGACAGGTACGAGGCCGGCTTGCCGGTGGCATGCGGCGCGGGCCTGATGGGCTTCGGCGCCCTGGTGGACCTCGAGGGGGACGACTCGTACGAGTGCGGCCCCGTCGCCCTGGGCGCGGGGCTCATGGGCGAGGGCATCCTGGCCGACCTGGGCGGGAACGACACTTACGTGACCGACTTCTTCGGCGAGGGCGCGGGCTGCCTCGGCCACGGCACCCTGGTCGACCGCGGCGGCGACGACACCTACCGCACGGCCTGCTACGGGCAGGGCTTCGGCGGGCCGGCGGGCGAGGGCATCCTCGCAGACGGCTCGGGCGACGACTGCTACCTGGCGGGCTTCGTCTACTCCCATGCGCCGCTCCTGCCCGACGACAACAGGGCGATGTCGCAGGGCTTCGGCATGGGCCTCAGGCCGCTGGTGGCCGGGGGGCGCGGGCTGCTCGCAGACTTCGGCAGCGGCAACGACACCTACCGCGCCGAGGTGTTCGGGCAGGGCGGGGCCTACTGGTACGCGCTGGGCATGCTCTTCGACGAGGGCGGGCAGGACTGCTACAACGCCGCGCAGTACGCGCAGGGCTCGGGCATCCATCTGGCCTCGGGCTGCCTGTGGGACTGCTCGGGCGACGACATGTACATATCGCGGTTCGGCCCGTCGCAGGGCGCGGCCCACGACCTCTCCACCGGTCTGCTGTTCGACGGCTCGGGCGACGACAGGTTCGTGTCCGACGGCGCCCAGGGCTTCGCCATCAACAATTCGGCCGCGCTGTTCGTGGACATGTCGGGCACCGACGTGTTCGTGAGCGGTTCCGACGGCCAGGGCGTGGGGGCGTGGTCGCGCGGCTCGGCCGGATGCGGCGTGTTCCTCGACCTGGCCGACGACGACAGGTTCATGGGCCGCGGCAGCGATTCGCTGAGGTGGACCGACGGCGCATGGGGCGCGGGGCTCGACCTGGCGGCCGAAACGCCCGAGGACCCGCTGACTCCAGAGGAGATCGGCCATCCGGAGGATCTCGACCTCGACTCCCTCTTCAGCGTGGCGGCGGAGTGGGAGGTCGGCGAGAACCGCGACCGCGTGCTGGCCCACAGGGAGGAGCTGGCCTCCCGCGGCATGGCCGCCCTCGAGTACATCGTGTCCGGGCAGATGAACACCACCGACGGGCTGGCGCTCAGGGCGATCCAGGACGTGGTGGAGAGGAACGACAGCATCGCCGTGCCGATGTTCACGGCGCTGCTCGACAGTCTGACCGGGCGCAGGCTCAGGAACGCGATCTACCTGCTGGGCGAGGCCGGCGGCGAGGAGGCGAGGCTCCCGATCGAGGAGATGCTCGCATCCGACACGCTCGCGGTCAGGCTCTCGGCCGTGCAGGCCCTGGGCAGCATCGGGAACCCGCTGTCACTCGACCGGATACTGCCGTTCGCGGCTGACAGCTCCGAGAGGATGCGCAGGCAGGTGGCGGTGTCCCTCGCGGCCATAGGCGACTCCTCGGCGACCGGGGTGCTCGAGGGGCTTTCGCAGGACTGGTACCTCGACGTGCGCACCGCGGCGCTGAAGGCGCTCGAGACCCTCCGGGCGGAGGAGTGA
- a CDS encoding Wzz/FepE/Etk N-terminal domain-containing protein, producing MTAPERTPSWYLYVVLKNRWFLLKALALVMVPAVIVTYLLPEQYTVKTVVMPPETPVETPISIGGLGISDFMGYFGGGMGFSLPLMTTMSDVYVEILQSRTLADRVILGTAYVDSMDLRDKYDRDPWLGMYWARRMFRNNYQASVTPSGFIEIRVTTGDPLYSVQVSERVVFVLDSLNTWITTTRATRARELTEVRLESADSLLSRASADLAAFELERGLISPDAQLDELITGLADLKRQYLEYTAQARAISSGYGMGGTAASLEMERRAAALLGIIREIERGSAPAGMDSLFPAISLEDFPAVQFEYARLRSDYEMALQLTTALRLSLEQARVEERREGGTIRLLDEPSPPGWKSKPKKLLIWLEVFGVALALLLTFLFARENVRHMRAERPEAWAGWEELFADIRRDFTPRAKRQLPDSSRSSSR from the coding sequence ATGACGGCCCCGGAGCGCACGCCCTCCTGGTACCTGTACGTCGTCCTGAAGAACCGCTGGTTCCTCCTGAAGGCGCTCGCGCTCGTGATGGTCCCCGCCGTGATCGTCACATACCTGCTCCCGGAGCAGTACACCGTGAAGACAGTGGTGATGCCCCCCGAGACTCCCGTCGAGACCCCGATCTCGATCGGCGGGCTGGGGATCTCAGACTTCATGGGGTACTTCGGCGGAGGCATGGGCTTCTCGCTGCCCCTGATGACCACGATGTCCGACGTGTACGTCGAGATCCTCCAGAGCCGCACCCTGGCGGACAGGGTCATCCTGGGCACGGCCTACGTCGACTCCATGGACCTCAGGGACAAGTACGACCGCGACCCCTGGCTCGGCATGTACTGGGCCAGGCGGATGTTCCGCAACAACTACCAGGCCTCGGTGACGCCGTCCGGCTTCATCGAGATAAGGGTCACCACCGGCGATCCGCTCTACTCGGTTCAGGTGTCCGAGCGCGTGGTGTTCGTGCTCGACAGCCTGAACACCTGGATCACCACCACCAGGGCCACGAGGGCCAGGGAGCTCACCGAGGTGCGACTCGAGTCGGCCGACAGCCTGCTCTCCCGGGCCTCTGCCGACCTCGCGGCCTTCGAGCTCGAGCGCGGCCTGATCTCGCCCGACGCCCAGCTCGACGAACTGATCACCGGCCTGGCCGACCTCAAGCGCCAGTACCTCGAGTACACCGCCCAGGCCAGGGCGATCTCGTCCGGCTACGGGATGGGAGGCACCGCCGCCTCCCTCGAGATGGAGCGGCGGGCGGCCGCTCTCCTGGGGATCATCCGCGAGATCGAGAGGGGATCAGCGCCGGCCGGCATGGATTCGCTCTTCCCCGCCATCTCCCTCGAGGACTTCCCTGCCGTGCAGTTCGAATACGCCAGGCTGCGCAGCGACTACGAGATGGCTCTGCAGCTCACCACCGCGCTCAGGCTGAGCCTCGAGCAGGCACGCGTGGAGGAGAGGCGCGAGGGCGGGACCATAAGGCTCCTCGACGAGCCCTCGCCTCCGGGCTGGAAGAGCAAGCCGAAGAAGCTCCTGATCTGGCTCGAGGTGTTCGGGGTTGCCCTCGCCCTGCTGCTGACCTTCCTGTTCGCGCGTGAGAACGTCAGGCACATGAGGGCCGAGAGGCCCGAAGCCTGGGCGGGGTGGGAGGAATTGTTCGCGGACATCAGGCGCGACTTCACGCCCCGCGCGAAGCGTCAGCTCCCGGACAGCTCCCGCAGCAGCTCCCGGTAG
- the rsgA gene encoding ribosome small subunit-dependent GTPase A, with product MTAGYALVSSVHRRGVTLLLPGGREADVRVPGRLFLEWSPATGDRVDVLESPGGDFSIEGFEPRRNSLERADGAGGTQVIAANIDIALVFVSLRDPVLRRGFVDRCLAAAVWHSIDACVAVNKVDLAAEGDAAILDGLERDCTRAGAAFARVSCLDGSGTAELRALLEGCTVVMSGPSGAGKTSLAKLLGGRPDLLTGEVSGRTGKGRHTTVGARMVPLGGGTILIDTPGLRVFPIEHIPRGELRRCFREFGPLAASCRFRDCMHDAEPGCAVVDAVERGEVSPERLASYRELLRELSGS from the coding sequence ATGACCGCCGGCTACGCTCTCGTCTCCAGCGTCCACAGGCGCGGAGTCACGCTGCTTCTCCCCGGCGGGCGCGAGGCCGACGTCAGGGTTCCCGGGAGGCTGTTCCTCGAATGGAGCCCGGCCACCGGCGACAGGGTGGACGTCCTGGAGTCCCCCGGCGGCGATTTCTCGATCGAGGGCTTCGAACCGCGGAGGAACTCCCTCGAGCGGGCCGACGGCGCCGGCGGCACCCAGGTGATCGCCGCCAACATCGACATAGCCCTCGTCTTCGTGAGCCTGCGCGACCCCGTCCTGCGCCGGGGCTTCGTCGACCGGTGCCTCGCGGCAGCGGTGTGGCACTCCATCGACGCCTGCGTCGCGGTGAACAAGGTCGACCTCGCAGCGGAAGGCGATGCAGCCATCCTCGACGGGCTGGAGCGCGACTGCACGCGTGCGGGGGCCGCCTTCGCACGCGTCTCGTGCCTCGACGGCTCGGGCACCGCGGAGCTGCGCGCCCTGCTCGAGGGCTGCACCGTGGTGATGTCCGGCCCCTCGGGGGCGGGCAAGACCAGTCTTGCGAAGCTGCTCGGGGGGAGGCCCGACCTGCTGACCGGCGAGGTGAGCGGGAGGACGGGCAAGGGCCGCCATACCACCGTCGGGGCGAGGATGGTGCCGCTGGGCGGCGGCACGATCCTCATCGACACGCCCGGCCTGCGGGTGTTCCCGATAGAGCACATCCCCCGCGGGGAGCTCCGTCGCTGCTTCAGGGAGTTCGGACCGCTCGCGGCTTCCTGCAGGTTCAGGGACTGCATGCACGACGCCGAACCGGGATGTGCCGTAGTAGATGCGGTCGAACGCGGGGAGGTGTCCCCGGAGAGGCTCGCCTCCTACCGGGAGCTGCTGCGGGAGCTGTCCGGGAGCTGA
- a CDS encoding M23 family metallopeptidase, with product MPAPRVPAAFVLAVLPAILASACRRQPGEPVFVIGLDGQAGPPHADTALVVPDSVPPPDSLALPDSLPPDSSAIAPPVYESLEGARVLAVEVHGSLYATLQETCPDGDPDVLGAHLTRCLWWDMDPWHDICAGDSIIAIYRDSGAGMENRTVALRYVPMAGTSNSAFALYQYRRSGDNYPSYWHPGGTEVIRLLDAMPVSTFEEITGVFGEPRGDHGHGGVDFKAPEGTPVRTPHGGRVVRMNWNTEYNGQCLELDMGGGYSEIYLHLQGIAPELSCGSTAASGSVVGWVGSTGRSYSAHLHYQIDDENGYAIDPYLFGGSHSRSLSGADLEAFRAFTAACDSMMAAGAR from the coding sequence TTGCCTGCTCCCAGGGTTCCAGCCGCCTTCGTCCTCGCAGTTCTGCCGGCCATCCTGGCCTCCGCGTGCAGGAGGCAGCCGGGGGAGCCCGTCTTCGTCATCGGACTCGACGGACAGGCCGGCCCCCCACACGCGGACACGGCGCTGGTCGTTCCCGACAGCGTCCCGCCCCCGGACAGCCTGGCGCTCCCCGACTCCCTGCCACCGGACAGTTCGGCCATCGCCCCGCCCGTGTACGAATCCCTCGAGGGGGCGCGCGTGCTGGCCGTCGAGGTGCACGGCTCGCTCTACGCAACCCTCCAGGAGACCTGCCCCGACGGGGATCCCGACGTGCTAGGCGCCCATCTCACCAGGTGCCTCTGGTGGGACATGGACCCCTGGCACGACATCTGCGCGGGCGACTCCATCATCGCCATCTACCGCGACTCGGGAGCGGGGATGGAGAACCGCACCGTGGCGCTGCGCTACGTCCCCATGGCGGGCACGTCGAACAGCGCCTTCGCCCTGTACCAGTACAGGCGCTCGGGCGATAACTACCCGTCCTACTGGCATCCCGGCGGCACCGAGGTCATCAGGCTGCTCGACGCCATGCCGGTCTCGACCTTCGAGGAGATCACGGGCGTCTTCGGCGAGCCGAGGGGCGATCACGGGCACGGGGGCGTCGACTTCAAGGCCCCCGAGGGCACGCCCGTCCGCACCCCGCACGGCGGCAGGGTGGTTCGCATGAACTGGAACACGGAGTACAACGGGCAATGCCTGGAGCTGGACATGGGCGGCGGCTACTCCGAGATCTACCTCCACCTTCAGGGGATAGCGCCGGAACTCTCCTGCGGGTCCACCGCCGCGAGCGGCTCGGTGGTCGGCTGGGTGGGCAGCACGGGCAGGTCCTATTCGGCGCACCTCCACTACCAGATCGACGACGAGAACGGCTACGCCATCGATCCTTACCTTTTCGGCGGCTCGCATTCCAGATCGCTCTCCGGGGCCGATCTCGAGGCTTTCCGTGCCTTCACGGCCGCCTGCGACTCGATGATGGCGGCTGGTGCGCGATGA
- a CDS encoding sigma-54 dependent transcriptional regulator — MGQTGGKVHRVLIVDDEQGVRGVLTEMLKAGGYPAESVSEGREALRALRTSSFDVMITDVRLPDISGLELLAVVHDKYPWLPVIVITGYATIDSTIKAMRLGAVDYIPKPFTRDSVMASVEQAIQSGLAAARKTERPYCEIVHGGGSMTGIMALIDKVSRSDATVLITGESGTGKELVARAIHRQGARARQPFVTVNSGALPEGLLESELFGHTRGAYTGAVTSTLGRFRIADGGTLFLDEVGNMSPAMQVKLLRVIQEQEFSPVGSSDLVKVDVRLITATNLDLENAVAAGTFREDLYYRLNVIEIHIPPLRERREDILPLADHFLARIAETSRRKQLRLSPSAVEVLGTYGWPGNVRELQNAMERASVLSEGEEIEAKDLPVKISGTGPSRPAGPASVPPLAGRSLSALLAEIEKAHIVDALEGSGWVRSKAAERLGMKRTTLLARMASLGITAPAGGGDD, encoded by the coding sequence ATGGGCCAGACCGGCGGCAAGGTGCACCGGGTCCTGATCGTCGATGACGAACAGGGCGTCAGGGGCGTCCTGACCGAGATGCTCAAGGCCGGGGGATATCCGGCCGAGTCCGTCTCGGAGGGGCGGGAGGCCCTGCGCGCCCTGCGCACGTCATCCTTCGACGTGATGATCACCGACGTGCGGCTGCCCGACATCTCGGGCCTCGAGCTGCTGGCGGTCGTGCACGACAAGTACCCCTGGCTCCCGGTGATCGTCATCACTGGCTACGCCACCATAGACAGCACAATCAAGGCCATGCGCCTCGGCGCGGTGGACTACATCCCGAAGCCCTTCACGAGGGACTCGGTGATGGCCTCGGTGGAGCAGGCCATCCAGTCGGGCCTCGCCGCGGCGAGGAAGACCGAGAGGCCCTACTGCGAGATCGTGCACGGCGGCGGGAGCATGACAGGGATCATGGCCCTCATCGACAAGGTGAGCCGCTCCGACGCCACCGTCCTCATCACGGGCGAGAGCGGCACGGGCAAGGAGCTGGTGGCCCGGGCCATCCACCGGCAGGGCGCCAGGGCCAGGCAGCCCTTCGTGACCGTCAACTCGGGCGCCCTGCCCGAGGGCCTGCTGGAGAGCGAGCTGTTCGGGCACACGCGCGGGGCCTACACCGGTGCGGTCACCTCGACGCTGGGCCGGTTCAGGATCGCCGACGGGGGCACGCTGTTCCTCGACGAGGTGGGCAACATGAGCCCGGCCATGCAGGTGAAGCTCCTCCGGGTCATCCAGGAGCAGGAGTTCTCGCCCGTGGGCAGCTCCGACCTCGTGAAGGTGGACGTGAGGCTCATCACCGCCACCAACCTCGACCTCGAGAACGCCGTGGCCGCCGGCACCTTCAGGGAGGACCTCTACTACCGCCTCAACGTCATCGAGATACACATCCCGCCCCTCCGCGAGCGCAGGGAGGACATCCTCCCGCTCGCCGACCACTTCCTGGCCAGGATAGCCGAGACCTCCCGAAGGAAGCAGCTCCGGCTCTCCCCCTCCGCCGTCGAGGTCCTCGGGACCTATGGCTGGCCCGGCAACGTGAGGGAACTCCAGAACGCGATGGAGAGGGCCTCGGTCCTGTCCGAGGGCGAGGAGATCGAGGCGAAGGACCTCCCCGTGAAGATCTCTGGCACCGGGCCCTCCCGCCCGGCCGGCCCCGCATCCGTTCCGCCCCTGGCGGGCAGGAGCCTCTCCGCCCTCCTGGCCGAGATAGAGAAGGCGCACATCGTCGACGCCCTGGAGGGCTCCGGCTGGGTGCGCTCCAAGGCAGCCGAGCGCCTGGGCATGAAGAGGACGACGCTCCTCGCCAGGATGGCCAGCCTCGGCATTACCGCCCCCGCCGGCGGCGGGGATGACTGA
- the argF gene encoding ornithine carbamoyltransferase, with the protein MGVNLRGRSLLTLLDYEPEEVRYLLDVSHSVKAERMTGNRHQRFQGMTLAMLFEKRSTRTRCAFETAFGEEGGHPVFLSNSDIQLGAKESVEDTARVLGRMFDAIMFRGFSQETVEMLADYSGVPVYNGLTDMYHPTQVLADLMTIEERLGDVRGLEFVYAGDGRNNMANSLMIGSALMGMNCTILAPEGLHPEEELLKTVRSIAEDSGCEISVTSSREEAIPGADVIYTDVWASMGEEDKLKERIALLEPYRVDDEMLRQTDNPDVIFLHCLPAVKGNEVTFDVIEGPHSVVWDEAENRKHTIKALMIATLL; encoded by the coding sequence ATGGGCGTCAACCTGAGGGGCAGATCCCTTCTCACCCTGCTCGACTACGAGCCCGAGGAGGTCCGCTACCTCCTCGACGTGTCCCACAGCGTGAAGGCCGAGAGGATGACCGGCAACCGCCACCAGAGGTTCCAGGGCATGACCCTCGCCATGCTGTTCGAGAAGCGTTCGACGCGCACCCGCTGCGCGTTCGAGACCGCGTTCGGCGAGGAGGGCGGGCACCCCGTGTTCCTCTCGAACTCCGACATCCAGCTCGGCGCCAAGGAGAGCGTGGAGGACACCGCCCGCGTCCTGGGCCGCATGTTCGACGCCATCATGTTCCGCGGCTTCAGCCAGGAGACGGTCGAGATGCTGGCCGACTACTCCGGCGTGCCCGTCTACAACGGCCTCACCGACATGTACCACCCCACCCAGGTGCTGGCCGACCTGATGACGATCGAGGAGAGGCTGGGCGACGTGCGCGGCCTCGAGTTCGTGTACGCCGGCGACGGTCGCAACAACATGGCCAACAGCCTGATGATCGGCTCGGCCCTCATGGGCATGAACTGCACGATCCTGGCGCCCGAGGGCCTGCACCCCGAGGAGGAGCTGCTCAAGACCGTCCGCTCGATCGCGGAGGACTCGGGCTGCGAGATCAGCGTGACGTCGAGCCGCGAAGAGGCCATCCCGGGCGCCGACGTCATCTACACCGACGTCTGGGCCTCGATGGGCGAGGAGGACAAGCTGAAGGAGAGGATCGCCCTTCTCGAGCCCTACAGGGTGGACGACGAGATGCTCAGGCAGACCGACAACCCCGACGTGATCTTCCTGCACTGCCTGCCCGCCGTGAAGGGCAACGAGGTGACGTTCGACGTCATCGAGGGGCCCCACTCGGTGGTGTGGGACGAGGCCGAGAACAGGAAGCACACGATCAAGGCCCTCATGATAGCCACCCTCCTCTAG
- the eno gene encoding phosphopyruvate hydratase produces MSEIIEVRGRQILDSRGNPTVEADVFLADGSFGRAAVPSGASTGGHEACELRDGGTAFRGKGVSKAVENVNGAIARAVTGLPADEQSLVDSTMIALDGTPDKSRLGANAVLAVSMASARAAAAFHETPLFRYLGGSGACRLPVPMMNIINGGRHASNRLDLQEFMIMPAGFESFSEALRAGVEICHALRDAAASKGMSTSVGDEGGIAPDLESNEHALDFIVKAIEKAGYVPGGNVWIALDPAASEFHRDGAYVMSGSGFEYMTTSTLIDYWEKLVGAFPIASIEDGLAEDDWEGWREMTQRLGGRIHIVGDDLFVTNTQRLARGIAERSANAILIKLNQIGSVTETVDAITTASWNGFRSIVSHRSGETEDAFISDLAVATGSGLIKTGAPIRTDRAAKYNQLLRIEEELGARASYAGRSALPAPLR; encoded by the coding sequence ATGAGTGAGATCATAGAGGTAAGAGGCAGGCAGATACTGGATTCGAGGGGCAACCCGACCGTCGAGGCCGACGTCTTCCTTGCCGACGGCTCCTTCGGCCGCGCAGCGGTGCCGAGCGGGGCTTCGACCGGAGGGCACGAGGCCTGCGAGCTGCGCGACGGAGGAACGGCGTTCAGGGGCAAGGGCGTCTCGAAGGCCGTCGAGAACGTGAACGGGGCGATAGCCCGGGCCGTCACGGGCCTCCCGGCGGACGAGCAGAGCCTGGTCGACTCGACGATGATCGCGCTGGACGGCACCCCGGACAAGAGCCGCCTGGGCGCCAACGCGGTACTGGCAGTCTCGATGGCCTCGGCCAGGGCCGCCGCCGCCTTCCACGAGACCCCGCTCTTCAGGTACCTGGGCGGCTCGGGCGCGTGCAGGCTGCCCGTCCCGATGATGAACATCATCAACGGGGGCAGGCATGCCTCGAACAGGCTCGACCTGCAGGAGTTCATGATCATGCCGGCCGGCTTCGAGAGCTTCTCCGAGGCCCTGCGCGCAGGCGTCGAGATCTGCCACGCCCTCAGGGACGCGGCCGCCTCGAAGGGCATGTCAACAAGCGTGGGCGACGAGGGCGGCATAGCCCCCGATCTCGAATCCAACGAGCACGCGCTCGACTTCATCGTGAAGGCCATCGAGAAGGCCGGCTACGTGCCCGGCGGCAACGTCTGGATAGCCCTCGACCCCGCGGCCAGCGAGTTCCACCGCGACGGCGCCTACGTGATGAGCGGCTCGGGCTTCGAGTACATGACGACCTCCACGCTGATCGACTACTGGGAGAAGCTGGTGGGAGCATTCCCGATCGCCAGCATAGAGGACGGCCTCGCGGAGGACGACTGGGAGGGCTGGCGCGAGATGACGCAGAGGCTCGGCGGCAGGATACACATCGTCGGCGACGACCTGTTCGTGACGAACACGCAGAGGCTCGCCCGCGGCATAGCCGAGCGCTCCGCGAATGCCATCCTGATCAAGCTCAACCAGATCGGATCCGTCACCGAGACCGTCGACGCCATCACGACGGCCTCCTGGAACGGCTTCCGCAGCATAGTCAGCCATCGCAGCGGCGAGACCGAGGACGCCTTCATATCCGACCTGGCCGTCGCCACCGGGAGCGGCCTGATCAAGACCGGCGCCCCGATAAGGACCGACAGGGCCGCGAAGTACAACCAGCTCCTTCGGATCGAGGAGGAGCTCGGCGCCAGGGCGTCCTACGCCGGCAGGTCCGCGCTCCCGGCCCCGCTCCGCTAG
- a CDS encoding SLBB domain-containing protein: protein MLEAILAAALTAQTAQQSLTLDLSRVPAPAASAADPAEYVLGPGDLLWVASEGGLPSEFSAGSAVGSVFYTAVSADGFVLLPMVGAVDVNGLTLEEGAALVEQRMRSRILGVRPSVGLSVARTSMVPVTGGVAAPGAVALRGTDRLVDAIKAAGGPVPGAALSRVAIIGPEGDSTLVDLFAYALSGDPALDPMLAPGERVHVDIADSLVSVEGAVWVKSPLSPAAAPEAALAEGSSTILEHIPGETAGELVARAGGFTPWALRDSCYVLRAGGEIVPSPEGSVQVGPGDRVVVPGTPPTVAVTGYVHTPGVYPFVAGRDAFHYVAQAGGFGPEANGSGTRVHLPDGSEADADELSDIPAGAVVEVPRHALVWWQDYFTILTGVASIVIAWQSI from the coding sequence GTGCTCGAGGCGATCCTGGCCGCGGCCCTGACGGCGCAGACGGCGCAGCAGTCGCTGACGCTCGACCTGTCGAGGGTGCCCGCGCCGGCCGCCTCGGCCGCCGATCCGGCCGAATACGTGCTGGGTCCTGGCGACCTTCTCTGGGTCGCCTCCGAGGGCGGGCTGCCGTCCGAGTTCAGCGCAGGCAGCGCTGTCGGGTCGGTCTTCTACACCGCCGTCTCTGCCGACGGCTTCGTGCTGCTGCCGATGGTGGGCGCGGTCGACGTGAACGGCCTGACCCTCGAGGAGGGCGCCGCCCTCGTCGAGCAGCGCATGCGGTCGCGGATACTGGGCGTAAGGCCCTCGGTGGGCCTGTCCGTCGCCCGCACCTCGATGGTGCCCGTCACCGGGGGCGTCGCAGCCCCCGGCGCCGTGGCCCTTCGCGGCACCGACAGGCTCGTCGACGCGATAAAAGCGGCCGGCGGGCCGGTGCCGGGCGCCGCGCTGTCGCGGGTCGCCATCATCGGCCCGGAAGGCGATTCGACGCTCGTCGACCTCTTCGCCTACGCCCTCTCGGGCGACCCCGCGCTCGACCCGATGCTCGCTCCGGGCGAGAGGGTCCACGTCGACATCGCAGACAGCCTCGTGAGCGTGGAGGGCGCAGTATGGGTCAAGAGCCCGCTGAGCCCCGCGGCGGCCCCCGAAGCCGCCCTGGCAGAAGGGTCCTCCACCATCCTCGAGCACATCCCCGGCGAAACCGCGGGAGAGCTGGTGGCCCGGGCAGGCGGTTTCACCCCCTGGGCCCTGCGCGACAGCTGCTACGTGCTGCGGGCCGGCGGGGAGATCGTGCCGTCTCCCGAAGGTTCAGTGCAGGTCGGCCCCGGCGACAGGGTCGTGGTGCCGGGCACGCCCCCGACCGTCGCCGTCACGGGATACGTCCACACGCCGGGGGTCTATCCGTTCGTGGCGGGACGCGACGCATTCCACTACGTCGCCCAGGCCGGCGGGTTCGGGCCCGAGGCGAACGGATCCGGCACCAGGGTGCACCTGCCCGACGGCTCGGAGGCCGACGCCGACGAGCTCTCCGACATCCCCGCAGGGGCCGTGGTCGAGGTGCCGAGGCACGCGCTCGTGTGGTGGCAGGATTACTTCACCATACTCACGGGCGTGGCCAGCATAGTGATCGCCTGGCAGAGCATATGA